The following are from one region of the Fusarium verticillioides 7600 chromosome 1, whole genome shotgun sequence genome:
- a CDS encoding DNA-directed RNA polymerase I, II, and III subunit RPABC5, with protein sequence MIIPIRCFSCGKVTGDLWERYLQLIADPRKTDGDAMDELGLKRYCCRRMIMTHVDLIEKLLKYTPDGRSEKKQNLGVQYS encoded by the exons ATGATCATTCCTATTCGATGCTTTTCCTGTGGAAAG GTCACTGGTGACCTCTGGGAGCGCTATCTTCAACTGATCGCAGATCCCCGTAAGACCGATGG CGACGCTATGGACGAGCTCGGTCTGAAGCGATACTGCTGCCGCCGCATGATCATGACCCACGTTGATCttattgagaagcttctcaa GTACACTCCCGATGGACGaagcgagaagaagcagaaccTTGGCGTTCAATACTCATAG